In the genome of Xanthomonas translucens pv. cerealis, one region contains:
- a CDS encoding acyltransferase family protein, with protein sequence MSAASMSIPAAAPSRERFVSLDVFRGLMIFLMILGNTPGAGADAFVQLRHAPWLGFTAADVGFPSFLFVVGNAMSFALDRSQPLGAFLCRVGKRSALIFLLGFLMYWFPFVHQGADGSWSFIAIDQTRVPGVLQRIALCYALAALLCRWLPPRGLLGACVALLLGHWAALYLWGQPGAELSKLGNAATRLDLWLLDPAQLYRKDGGFDPEGLLGTLPATVNVIAGYLTGLYVRRVGKQARTVRWLLLAGIALTLLALAWQPWFPLAKKLWTGSFVLLTVGLDLLLLGALLWAIEVRRWQAGSGFFTVLGRNPLAIYLFSELFVISLRLVPAGASGMDLYQWLGIAVFQRLLPGPWGSLACALAYTLVCWAVGWWMDRRRLYLRL encoded by the coding sequence ATGAGCGCCGCTTCCATGAGCATCCCCGCCGCCGCGCCATCGCGCGAACGCTTCGTGTCGCTGGACGTGTTCCGCGGCCTGATGATCTTCCTGATGATCCTGGGCAACACGCCGGGCGCCGGCGCCGACGCGTTCGTGCAGCTGCGGCACGCACCGTGGCTCGGCTTCACCGCCGCCGACGTGGGGTTCCCGTCGTTCCTGTTCGTGGTCGGCAACGCGATGAGCTTCGCGCTGGATCGCAGCCAGCCGCTCGGCGCGTTCCTGTGCCGGGTCGGCAAGCGCAGCGCGCTGATCTTCCTGCTCGGCTTTTTGATGTACTGGTTTCCGTTCGTGCACCAGGGCGCCGACGGCAGCTGGAGCTTCATCGCCATCGACCAGACCCGGGTGCCGGGCGTGCTGCAGCGCATCGCGCTGTGCTACGCGCTCGCCGCGCTGTTGTGCCGCTGGCTGCCGCCGCGCGGGCTGCTCGGCGCCTGCGTGGCGCTGCTGCTCGGCCACTGGGCGGCGCTGTACCTGTGGGGCCAGCCGGGTGCGGAACTGAGCAAGCTCGGCAACGCCGCCACGCGCCTGGACCTGTGGCTGCTGGATCCGGCGCAGCTGTACCGCAAGGACGGCGGCTTCGATCCGGAAGGCCTGCTCGGCACGCTGCCGGCCACGGTCAATGTCATCGCCGGCTACCTGACCGGCCTGTACGTGCGCCGCGTCGGCAAGCAGGCGCGCACGGTGCGCTGGCTGCTGCTGGCCGGCATCGCGCTGACCCTGCTGGCCCTGGCCTGGCAGCCGTGGTTTCCGCTGGCCAAGAAACTGTGGACCGGTTCGTTCGTGCTGCTGACGGTGGGCCTGGATCTGCTGCTGCTGGGCGCGCTGCTGTGGGCGATCGAGGTGCGCCGGTGGCAGGCGGGCAGCGGCTTCTTCACCGTGCTCGGGCGCAATCCGCTGGCAATCTACCTGTTCTCCGAACTGTTCGTGATCAGCCTGCGGCTGGTCCCGGCCGGCGCCAGTGGAATGGACCTGTACCAATGGCTGGGCATCGCGGTGTTCCAGCGGCTGCTGCCCGGTCCCTGGGGCAGCCTGGCCTGTGCGCTGGCCTACACGTTGGTGTGCTGGGCGGTGGGCTGGTGGATGGACCGGCGGCGGCTGTACCTGCGGCTCTGA